In Blastopirellula sp. J2-11, a single genomic region encodes these proteins:
- a CDS encoding response regulator gives MSSPEQDVRSEKSPGPGGLYVTGYNDIRILVVDDNPVDRTLVEGLLSQNNRGNLEVTTASSGEEALRKMVERAPDVVLTDLKMPEMDGLELVERIRDQFPLVPAILMTAFGSEELAIAALQRGAASYVPKRNLAGSLMETLGKVLAAAHHDRQQARLGRCWSQTEFQFVLENDAQLIGAVTAHVQHYLKQFRHLEDSELLRVGIALDEAIRNAMHHGNLELSSALKEAGGDRYFEEATRRRLIAPYQARRVYFTARELGDESHYIVRDEGPGFDVSRIHYDPEDIEQLTRPSGRGLFLIRTFMDEVRFNEHGNEITMIFRRSGGALHARIDENRASGD, from the coding sequence ATGTCTTCGCCAGAGCAGGATGTTCGATCTGAAAAGTCGCCAGGGCCAGGCGGACTCTACGTCACCGGCTACAACGATATTCGGATTTTGGTCGTTGATGATAATCCCGTCGATCGAACGCTGGTGGAAGGTCTGCTGTCGCAAAACAATCGCGGCAATCTAGAAGTAACCACCGCTTCCTCCGGCGAAGAAGCGTTGCGGAAGATGGTCGAGCGAGCGCCGGACGTCGTGCTGACCGACTTGAAAATGCCGGAGATGGATGGGCTGGAGTTGGTGGAGCGGATTCGTGACCAGTTTCCGCTGGTGCCGGCGATCCTGATGACCGCTTTTGGCAGCGAAGAACTAGCGATCGCCGCATTGCAGCGCGGAGCGGCCAGCTACGTGCCGAAGCGAAATCTCGCCGGTTCGCTCATGGAAACGTTGGGCAAAGTCCTGGCGGCGGCGCACCATGATCGCCAGCAAGCACGACTGGGGCGATGTTGGAGCCAGACCGAATTTCAGTTTGTATTGGAAAATGACGCTCAACTGATCGGCGCCGTAACTGCCCACGTGCAGCACTATCTCAAACAGTTTCGTCATTTGGAGGATAGCGAATTGTTACGCGTCGGCATCGCGCTCGACGAAGCGATTCGCAATGCGATGCATCACGGCAATCTCGAACTCAGTTCAGCGCTGAAAGAAGCCGGGGGCGATCGTTACTTTGAAGAAGCGACTCGCCGCCGTTTGATCGCACCGTATCAGGCGCGGCGCGTCTATTTTACGGCTCGTGAGTTGGGGGATGAGTCGCATTATATCGTGCGTGATGAAGGGCCCGGCTTCGACGTCTCGCGCATCCACTATGACCCGGAAGATATCGAGCAATTGACGCGTCCCAGCGGCCGCGGACTCTTCTTGATTCGGACTTTCATGGATGAGGTGCGATTCAATGAGCATGGCAACGAAATCACGATGATTTTTCGCCGCTCCGGCGGCGCGCTGCACGCGCGGATCGATGAAAATCGGGCCAGCGGAGACTAG
- a CDS encoding class I SAM-dependent methyltransferase produces the protein MSSLGDFSLQAAAYGTSRPSYPAEFISLLAEKAGVAAGDPVVDLGAGTGISAHILANAGFHVTAVEPNAAMRKQANIAGVTWIDGTFAATGLPDQSQTWAVAAQAFHWAQPQAALPEIRRILQPKRKFTVLWNNRIAATGTTVGWTEQAIRRHVPEFNEAYRNRDWDQTLESTGDFRFVGRHETKHAVLMSPERYLQLWRSHNRLSHIAGPERLEALLADVAEYLKREEVPQIEVVYKCEAWTAERVE, from the coding sequence ATGTCTTCGCTCGGTGATTTCTCGCTTCAAGCCGCCGCCTACGGCACGTCGCGCCCCAGTTACCCGGCCGAATTTATTTCGCTGCTAGCGGAAAAAGCAGGCGTTGCCGCCGGCGATCCCGTGGTGGATTTGGGCGCAGGAACCGGAATCTCGGCTCACATCCTGGCCAACGCCGGTTTTCACGTCACCGCGGTCGAACCGAACGCAGCGATGCGCAAGCAAGCCAACATCGCCGGCGTCACCTGGATCGACGGCACGTTCGCCGCAACCGGCTTGCCCGATCAGTCGCAGACCTGGGCCGTCGCAGCGCAAGCATTTCATTGGGCCCAGCCGCAAGCCGCACTGCCAGAGATTCGCCGAATTCTCCAACCGAAGCGAAAATTTACCGTGCTCTGGAACAACCGTATCGCCGCGACTGGAACCACGGTCGGTTGGACCGAACAAGCAATCCGCCGTCATGTGCCGGAGTTTAACGAGGCCTACCGCAACCGCGACTGGGACCAAACCTTGGAGTCGACCGGCGATTTTCGCTTTGTCGGTCGCCACGAGACCAAGCATGCGGTGCTGATGTCGCCAGAGCGATACCTGCAACTGTGGCGCAGTCACAACCGCTTGAGTCACATCGCCGGCCCCGAGCGATTAGAAGCGTTGTTAGCGGACGTGGCCGAGTATCTAAAACGAGAAGAAGTGCCGCAGATCGAAGTCGTCTATAAATGCGAAGCCTGGACCGCGGAACGCGTGGAGTAA
- a CDS encoding DUF1559 domain-containing protein, whose protein sequence is MLLRKSSAGFTLVELLVVIAIIGVLIALLLPAVQQAREAARRTQCISNIKNVALAIHNYHDTYRNLPYLGFATNDTHADGDTVSWYGRVLPFLEQNALYETMNFNGRTNDGNNKLYRSTSLSVMSCPSENMTVGERNGDGTIGNYSHQRSSYAVCVGNTNYAQDNANNWDGLWTYNNGGAAFRMNRIYNLSAVTDGTSNTVMLGEVPTNQNESGWQGGYGAVIFSNNGGFTGYLTPNTRSSVDGGRQCWNPNDFPAHKIPCHKSGGGWQSATYAAFSMHPGGVSVGNFDGSVSFVPETIDIWSWRGLTSTQGGEVLAN, encoded by the coding sequence ATGTTACTCCGAAAATCATCCGCTGGTTTTACACTCGTCGAATTGTTGGTTGTCATCGCCATTATCGGCGTCTTAATTGCGCTTCTTCTACCGGCAGTTCAACAAGCACGAGAAGCGGCTCGTCGTACGCAATGCATCAGCAACATTAAGAACGTTGCGTTGGCGATTCATAACTATCACGACACTTACCGCAACTTGCCGTACCTTGGTTTTGCAACGAATGACACGCATGCCGATGGGGATACGGTTTCGTGGTACGGTCGCGTGCTGCCGTTTCTCGAACAGAACGCACTGTACGAAACGATGAATTTCAACGGTCGCACCAACGACGGAAACAACAAGCTGTATCGCAGCACTTCGTTGTCCGTGATGTCTTGCCCGTCTGAAAACATGACGGTTGGCGAACGGAACGGGGATGGCACCATCGGCAACTATTCGCATCAACGATCGAGCTACGCCGTGTGTGTCGGAAACACCAACTACGCACAAGACAACGCTAACAATTGGGACGGACTTTGGACGTATAACAACGGCGGCGCCGCGTTTCGGATGAACCGCATCTACAATCTTTCTGCGGTGACCGACGGAACTAGCAACACGGTCATGCTGGGCGAAGTGCCGACCAATCAGAACGAATCAGGTTGGCAAGGGGGTTACGGCGCCGTCATCTTCTCTAACAACGGCGGTTTTACTGGATATCTGACCCCCAACACACGATCCTCGGTCGACGGCGGACGACAGTGTTGGAATCCGAACGACTTCCCGGCGCACAAGATTCCGTGCCACAAATCGGGAGGCGGATGGCAAAGTGCGACTTACGCAGCGTTCAGCATGCATCCAGGCGGCGTTAGCGTCGGCAACTTTGATGGCTCGGTTTCGTTTGTCCCCGAAACGATTGACATCTGGTCGTGGCGCGGCCTGACTTCGACCCAAGGGGGTGAAGTCCTCGCCAATTAA
- a CDS encoding PepSY-associated TM helix domain-containing protein, whose protein sequence is MSPETIENRTTFPTSKASVAKATPARRTLFRVFWRWHFYAGLIVSPFILVVALTGAIYLFGAEISDIANQDFLFVESVGTVAAYPALIESAEASIPAGKATRISTFADPRRTVIVSVKSPQKEPEKETTGRRRRSDRGSTVYVDPYSATVLQAPQGPKKLDSFFRLVLKIHRQLFVGTPGRIIVELATCWTLVLFVTGFYLWWPRSKAKSAGVWTVRWTAKRYTLLRDLHAIVAAYLTPVCLVILITGLFYTLVWGESFHFVTQQFFTSAVETNSRKKANAKEDYVPPLFAVQDAVDKSRLLYPDRDITVTLPSQATDHYEVSAINDYARGTYGAMNSTGFQLHRETGEVLEVSDLSQNERFWWHTWAYPLHVGSVVGWTSKVIWLLACIALMGLPITGLWMWWIRRPQGKTGFPRKPNPQPTPLWLAAAILTLCLILPAFGLSVLLIVLLEWTMARFRRLPGRVAKTGSRA, encoded by the coding sequence ATGTCGCCTGAGACCATTGAAAATCGCACGACGTTTCCCACTAGCAAAGCGTCGGTCGCAAAAGCGACGCCGGCACGACGTACGCTATTCCGCGTCTTCTGGCGGTGGCATTTTTACGCCGGGCTGATCGTCTCGCCGTTTATCCTTGTGGTTGCCTTAACGGGTGCGATCTATCTGTTTGGCGCCGAGATTAGTGACATTGCGAACCAAGACTTTCTCTTTGTCGAATCGGTCGGAACAGTCGCTGCTTACCCGGCGCTCATTGAAAGCGCTGAAGCGTCGATTCCCGCAGGAAAAGCGACCCGAATCAGCACTTTCGCCGATCCCCGACGAACCGTGATTGTCTCCGTAAAATCGCCGCAGAAAGAACCGGAAAAAGAAACGACTGGCAGACGTCGCAGATCGGATCGCGGTTCCACCGTCTATGTGGATCCTTATTCGGCGACGGTCCTGCAAGCGCCTCAAGGCCCCAAAAAGCTCGATTCCTTCTTTCGACTGGTCCTGAAAATACATCGGCAGTTGTTCGTCGGCACGCCGGGGCGAATCATCGTAGAACTGGCCACTTGCTGGACGTTGGTGCTGTTTGTGACCGGCTTCTACCTCTGGTGGCCAAGAAGCAAAGCCAAGTCGGCCGGAGTTTGGACGGTTCGCTGGACCGCGAAACGTTACACGCTGCTACGCGACTTGCATGCGATCGTCGCTGCCTATCTTACGCCAGTCTGTTTGGTGATCCTGATCACCGGCCTGTTCTACACGCTGGTCTGGGGTGAGTCGTTTCATTTTGTAACGCAACAATTTTTCACGTCGGCGGTCGAAACCAACTCCAGAAAGAAGGCGAACGCAAAAGAGGACTACGTTCCCCCTTTGTTCGCCGTCCAAGATGCCGTCGACAAATCGAGATTGCTCTATCCTGATCGCGACATCACGGTCACGCTGCCTAGCCAGGCGACGGATCACTACGAAGTCTCTGCAATCAACGATTATGCTCGCGGCACCTATGGCGCCATGAATTCGACCGGCTTCCAACTTCACCGAGAGACAGGTGAAGTTTTGGAAGTTAGCGATCTATCGCAGAACGAACGTTTCTGGTGGCACACTTGGGCCTATCCGCTGCATGTGGGTTCGGTCGTTGGTTGGACATCGAAAGTTATTTGGCTGCTCGCCTGCATCGCTTTGATGGGGCTGCCCATAACCGGGCTATGGATGTGGTGGATTCGTCGCCCCCAAGGGAAAACCGGATTTCCTCGGAAACCCAATCCGCAACCAACTCCCCTCTGGCTGGCGGCGGCAATCTTGACGCTCTGCCTGATCTTACCGGCGTTTGGCTTGTCCGTACTTTTGATCGTTCTGCTTGAGTGGACCATGGCTCGTTTCCGCCGCCTCCCGGGCCGCGTCGCAAAGACTGGTAGCCGCGCTTAA
- a CDS encoding MauE/DoxX family redox-associated membrane protein, which yields MNTRPLNTEAGIANVAVPSAETKPGAGLTKLQYGMLVVCVIAQMVTILFTWPLWQVRQTPVHLPLIDLPQIPFGFWLLATLVLMLFRPRLGLGIHVASLLISFVFDQYRTQPQFIATAVLMVATVDERGMRLVRWFLASLWTWAGLHKLFSPDWFSFNSWDMTSSLGLDPTEFGEVFGWGVGLGELSVGLIAIFRPHWAAIPCALMHVGIVLFLSPLAHDWNYSVFPWNLCTAIVGCWLLANVPNRLPEVRWEWGAACLMLIYPAGFYVGWVDHGVASVLYSGNLPDALITSESGVELVEGWGELNVPFPNERRLLRQYFALSAPPGSKLHIADTRYALDDLYYVKKPDGQIALITLDEFHAAEPGVVAGVGLDDRHSVFLLGNQGVVMLKRTEHSPIYAVRMEPDVYRADLLRLLAGLPNLEQLDLTGCAITDEDLKQLPIMPKLEGIGVADTKITDAGLNALLRQPKLTYVESEGSLITAAGLAKFEQSRTLE from the coding sequence GTGAATACTCGCCCTCTCAACACAGAGGCTGGCATCGCGAACGTAGCGGTCCCGTCGGCGGAAACTAAGCCTGGAGCCGGACTGACGAAGCTGCAGTACGGCATGTTGGTCGTTTGCGTTATCGCCCAAATGGTAACGATTCTTTTTACCTGGCCGCTTTGGCAGGTTCGTCAGACGCCGGTTCATTTGCCGCTGATCGATCTGCCGCAGATTCCATTTGGATTTTGGTTGCTGGCGACGCTCGTCTTGATGTTGTTTCGCCCGCGGCTGGGATTGGGGATTCATGTCGCGTCCCTCTTGATCTCGTTTGTCTTCGATCAGTATCGGACGCAACCGCAGTTTATTGCGACGGCGGTGTTGATGGTCGCGACCGTGGACGAGCGCGGGATGCGACTGGTGCGCTGGTTTCTTGCTTCGCTCTGGACCTGGGCCGGGCTGCACAAATTGTTTTCGCCCGATTGGTTCAGTTTCAACTCGTGGGATATGACGTCGTCACTCGGGCTCGATCCAACCGAGTTTGGCGAAGTTTTCGGCTGGGGAGTAGGGCTGGGAGAGTTGAGCGTTGGCCTGATCGCGATTTTCCGTCCGCATTGGGCGGCGATCCCCTGCGCGCTGATGCACGTTGGGATCGTCTTATTTCTGTCGCCGCTGGCGCATGACTGGAACTATAGCGTCTTCCCTTGGAATCTATGTACGGCCATCGTCGGCTGTTGGTTGCTGGCCAACGTTCCCAATCGGTTGCCGGAAGTTCGTTGGGAATGGGGCGCCGCTTGCTTGATGCTGATCTATCCGGCCGGGTTCTATGTTGGCTGGGTCGATCATGGTGTCGCCAGCGTCCTCTATTCTGGTAATTTGCCCGACGCGTTGATCACCTCCGAGTCAGGCGTCGAGTTGGTGGAGGGGTGGGGAGAATTAAACGTTCCGTTTCCGAACGAGCGACGGTTGTTGCGGCAGTATTTCGCACTGTCGGCTCCGCCAGGCTCCAAGTTGCACATCGCCGATACGCGGTATGCGCTAGATGATTTGTACTACGTGAAAAAGCCGGACGGTCAGATAGCGCTGATCACGCTCGACGAGTTTCATGCTGCTGAGCCAGGAGTCGTGGCTGGCGTCGGCCTGGATGATCGGCACTCCGTTTTTCTGTTGGGAAACCAAGGGGTGGTGATGTTGAAGCGAACAGAACACTCGCCGATCTATGCAGTTCGAATGGAGCCTGACGTCTATCGCGCGGACCTCCTGCGCCTATTGGCCGGACTCCCCAATCTAGAACAGCTGGATCTCACCGGCTGTGCGATTACCGACGAAGACCTAAAGCAATTGCCGATCATGCCCAAACTGGAAGGGATCGGAGTCGCCGACACCAAGATTACGGACGCTGGCCTGAACGCTTTATTGCGTCAGCCGAAGCTTACCTATGTCGAAAGCGAAGGTTCGTTGATCACAGCCGCGGGGCTAGCGAAGTTTGAGCAGAGTCGAACTCTGGAGTGA
- a CDS encoding glycosyltransferase family 9 protein, protein MSSTDSPRILIVRLSALGDAILTLPLLCALREKYPRAQITWLAEPVAAQILAGHPCLDQLLTVRKGWLKRPSEIVSLRRQLQDAKFDLTFDVQGLTKSAAAAWLSGAKRRITFARGQARELAPNLATELVTPRQTHVVHRYLELATAVDVYSPAIEYRLPIDEQARADVAAVRRELDRTRNFAVLNPGAGWFSKTWMPQRFAEVAQHLLSQYQLPSVVTWGNEQEADWAEEIAQMSRGAAIAAPKLSLPQLKELYRGANLFVGCDTGPLHLAAAVETPCIALFGVTPTELCRPLGPHQQVVQAYYQPLTSRQRARAGNEAMRAISTSMVLDAIDSLFQPQSREAA, encoded by the coding sequence ATGTCATCCACCGATTCGCCGCGGATACTGATCGTACGGCTCAGTGCGTTGGGAGACGCGATTCTAACGCTCCCGCTGCTGTGCGCTTTGCGAGAAAAGTACCCCCGCGCTCAGATCACCTGGTTGGCCGAACCGGTCGCCGCTCAAATTCTAGCGGGTCACCCCTGTCTCGACCAATTGTTGACGGTGAGAAAAGGTTGGCTGAAGCGTCCGAGCGAAATCGTCTCGCTCCGCCGTCAGCTGCAAGACGCGAAATTCGATCTCACCTTCGACGTACAAGGACTCACGAAAAGCGCCGCAGCCGCTTGGCTGAGCGGCGCCAAGAGACGCATCACTTTCGCACGCGGTCAAGCGCGAGAACTAGCGCCCAACCTGGCGACCGAACTGGTCACGCCGCGACAGACGCATGTAGTGCATCGCTATCTAGAACTCGCCACGGCGGTCGACGTCTACTCGCCGGCGATTGAGTATCGTCTGCCGATCGACGAACAGGCGCGCGCCGACGTCGCCGCAGTCCGCCGCGAACTTGACCGCACACGCAATTTCGCCGTGCTCAACCCCGGCGCCGGTTGGTTCAGCAAGACCTGGATGCCGCAACGTTTCGCCGAAGTAGCCCAACACCTCCTATCGCAGTATCAATTGCCGTCGGTAGTGACTTGGGGCAACGAACAAGAAGCGGACTGGGCCGAAGAAATCGCCCAAATGTCGCGCGGCGCAGCGATTGCGGCGCCCAAGCTCTCGCTGCCGCAATTGAAAGAACTGTACCGGGGGGCCAATCTGTTTGTCGGTTGCGACACCGGCCCGCTCCACTTGGCGGCGGCGGTCGAGACCCCCTGCATCGCGCTGTTTGGCGTCACGCCGACCGAGCTTTGTCGTCCTCTAGGGCCGCATCAGCAGGTTGTGCAAGCCTATTATCAGCCGCTGACCTCCCGTCAGCGCGCTCGAGCCGGAAACGAAGCGATGCGTGCGATATCGACCTCGATGGTGCTCGACGCGATCGATTCTCTCTTTCAGCCGCAAAGCCGGGAAGCCGCCTAG
- a CDS encoding transporter, translated as MSRPSTSPCWKRISVAFVLGCCLWGTEIHADETSDAAFCSCLSGTCFDPCASTANIVRTYGPCACQPRGTLMQWSYGTSFTGGPNLDAPLVTDRPDFTEASSTVGRGVAQIEMGYTYIHDNDGSTTTDSHSYPETLLRYGVIADWLEFRIAWNYGHQSSELDDIVGSEDLYLGFKIGLTPQEGILPEMALIPQMVIPTGAEEITADRILPGLNWLYGWDLCDTISTAGSTQFNSAVDEETDDVYTEWAQSWTIGYTFTDKLGAYTEWYALFPHGAETMKPEHYVNGGFTYLLSDNIQWDIRVGGGLNDAADDYFVGSGFSIRFY; from the coding sequence ATGTCGCGGCCATCTACTTCCCCATGTTGGAAGCGCATTTCCGTTGCGTTTGTACTTGGTTGCTGCCTATGGGGAACCGAAATTCACGCCGACGAAACGTCTGACGCCGCTTTCTGTTCGTGCTTGAGCGGGACCTGTTTTGATCCCTGCGCTTCGACCGCTAACATCGTCCGTACTTATGGCCCCTGTGCATGCCAACCACGCGGCACGCTGATGCAGTGGAGCTATGGAACAAGCTTTACCGGCGGGCCCAATCTTGATGCGCCGCTGGTGACCGATCGCCCTGACTTTACCGAAGCAAGTTCAACCGTCGGTCGCGGCGTCGCCCAAATTGAAATGGGCTACACTTACATTCATGACAACGATGGCTCTACGACTACCGATTCGCATTCTTATCCAGAGACTTTGCTACGTTATGGCGTCATCGCCGATTGGCTTGAATTTCGCATCGCTTGGAACTACGGCCATCAATCGAGCGAATTGGACGACATCGTCGGCAGCGAAGACTTGTACTTGGGCTTCAAAATAGGTCTGACGCCGCAAGAAGGAATCTTGCCTGAGATGGCGCTGATCCCACAGATGGTCATTCCGACCGGCGCCGAGGAGATTACAGCGGACCGCATCCTGCCGGGGCTCAACTGGCTCTACGGCTGGGATCTGTGCGATACCATTTCCACCGCCGGGAGCACGCAGTTTAATTCCGCCGTCGACGAGGAAACGGACGACGTCTATACCGAGTGGGCCCAGTCCTGGACGATCGGCTATACGTTCACCGATAAACTGGGCGCCTATACCGAATGGTACGCTCTCTTCCCGCATGGCGCCGAGACCATGAAGCCAGAACATTATGTCAACGGCGGCTTCACTTATCTGCTCAGCGACAACATCCAGTGGGACATCCGCGTCGGCGGCGGGCTCAATGACGCCGCCGACGATTACTTTGTCGGCAGCGGCTTCTCGATCCGCTTTTATTAG
- a CDS encoding bestrophin family protein, producing the protein MTSAFRPVGNRILVGSSLPPTMGPSGNAFGCRLICFLPSGVSRVRDPNRKNFWREAFSLRGSVTPQVFRDVLIFGGIATLIVGVVVIFDYNWAVWIDLEETPFEIAGAALSVLLVLRTNAGYERWWEARKLWGGIVNQSRNLVISGLAYGPRDPQWRSELVHWAAAYPHVVRHSLRGQLPAADVVHLLGETNAEKIAAAPHMPSYVALQLAELLQQGAKTGDLNHFAFLQIDKERALLIDHVGACERILKTPLPLVYSIKIRRYLAMFLLTLPLVLLHNLQIIWLTPLMTMLVAYPLLSVDQIGIELQNPFLTGNLGHLPLSEISETIENNLLGLLQADRQKPA; encoded by the coding sequence CGGATCTTCTCTGCCGCCGACAATGGGGCCAAGCGGCAACGCGTTCGGTTGTCGTTTGATTTGTTTTCTCCCCTCAGGAGTCAGCCGCGTGAGAGATCCCAATCGAAAAAACTTTTGGCGTGAAGCGTTTTCGCTGCGTGGATCGGTAACGCCGCAGGTATTTCGCGACGTGCTGATCTTCGGTGGCATTGCGACGTTGATTGTCGGCGTAGTCGTAATATTTGATTACAACTGGGCGGTTTGGATTGATCTGGAAGAAACGCCGTTTGAAATCGCCGGCGCCGCGCTCAGCGTCCTGCTGGTTTTGCGAACCAACGCCGGTTATGAGCGTTGGTGGGAAGCTCGCAAACTGTGGGGCGGAATTGTGAATCAATCGCGCAACCTGGTGATCAGCGGTTTGGCCTATGGACCGCGCGATCCGCAGTGGCGATCCGAACTGGTCCATTGGGCCGCCGCCTATCCGCATGTGGTGCGGCATAGTTTGCGAGGCCAATTGCCGGCGGCAGATGTCGTCCATCTGTTGGGCGAAACGAACGCTGAAAAGATCGCCGCCGCGCCGCACATGCCGAGCTATGTCGCGCTGCAACTAGCCGAACTTCTGCAGCAAGGCGCCAAAACAGGAGATCTGAATCACTTCGCCTTTTTGCAAATCGACAAAGAGCGCGCCCTGTTGATCGATCATGTCGGAGCCTGCGAGAGAATTTTAAAGACCCCGCTGCCGCTGGTCTATTCGATCAAAATTCGGCGGTATCTGGCGATGTTTTTGCTGACGTTGCCGCTTGTGCTGCTGCATAACCTGCAGATCATTTGGCTCACGCCGTTGATGACGATGTTGGTCGCCTATCCGCTATTGTCGGTCGATCAGATCGGGATTGAATTGCAAAACCCGTTTTTAACGGGGAACCTGGGGCATTTGCCGTTGAGCGAAATCTCGGAAACGATCGAAAACAACTTGCTCGGTCTGCTGCAAGCCGATCGCCAGAAACCGGCTTAA
- a CDS encoding M28 family peptidase produces MRKIDGSTLFLAAMITIAVMVVGYMGVSQYQNTQRPAALAVAVEKLEDYAPFDGSKAMEYLEGMCAIGPRVSGSPGMARQQQYLTKILEEAGGKVSLQEFDVRHPEDGSRVPMANLIAQFHPDRPERILLCAHYDTRPFPDQDPINPQGTFVGANDGASGVAVLCELARHLPDLQSHVGVDIVFFDGEELVFDNRRDPYFLGSEYFARDYAQNPPAHRYRYGVLLDMVGDKDLQIFEEKNSLRYPDVRPLVQEIWRTARKLGIREFIARPRHEVRDDHLVLNDIAKIPTCDIIDFDYPNPGYGPKYWHTEKDVPANCSALSLAKVGKTILTWLNELEPSR; encoded by the coding sequence ATGCGCAAAATTGACGGGTCGACCCTTTTTCTCGCGGCGATGATCACCATAGCGGTCATGGTCGTAGGTTACATGGGCGTCTCTCAATACCAAAACACGCAGCGACCTGCCGCGCTGGCCGTAGCTGTCGAAAAGTTGGAAGACTACGCACCGTTCGATGGCTCCAAAGCAATGGAGTATCTCGAAGGAATGTGTGCGATCGGCCCGCGCGTCAGCGGTTCGCCCGGCATGGCTCGCCAGCAACAATATCTCACCAAAATTCTGGAAGAGGCCGGCGGCAAAGTGTCGCTTCAAGAGTTTGACGTCCGCCATCCGGAAGATGGCTCCCGCGTTCCGATGGCCAACCTGATCGCCCAGTTTCATCCGGATCGGCCCGAGCGCATTTTGCTCTGCGCGCATTACGATACGCGCCCCTTTCCTGATCAAGATCCCATCAACCCGCAAGGTACGTTTGTCGGCGCCAATGATGGAGCGAGCGGAGTCGCCGTCCTGTGCGAACTGGCGCGTCACCTGCCAGATCTCCAGTCGCACGTCGGAGTCGACATCGTCTTTTTTGATGGCGAAGAACTGGTCTTCGATAATCGCCGCGATCCCTACTTTTTGGGTTCGGAGTATTTCGCCCGCGACTACGCCCAAAATCCTCCGGCCCATCGCTATCGATATGGGGTGCTGCTCGACATGGTCGGCGACAAAGACTTGCAGATCTTTGAAGAGAAGAACAGTCTGCGATATCCCGACGTTCGCCCGCTGGTGCAAGAGATTTGGCGCACCGCGCGAAAACTGGGGATCCGCGAATTCATCGCGCGGCCGCGACACGAAGTTCGTGACGATCACCTGGTGTTGAACGATATCGCCAAGATCCCGACTTGCGACATCATTGATTTTGACTATCCCAATCCAGGCTACGGTCCTAAGTATTGGCACACCGAAAAGGACGTGCCGGCGAACTGCTCGGCTTTGTCGCTCGCCAAGGTTGGCAAGACGATATTGACCTGGCTCAACGAACTGGAGCCGTCGCGGTAA
- a CDS encoding DUF1559 domain-containing protein produces MLRLQFRKAFTLVELLVVIAIIGVLIALLLPAVQQAREAARRTQCVSNQKNIALALHNYHDTYQKLPYFGFGPKLFPGEPGDKLDTISWVGRVLPFVEQQALYDTLNWAVRVNDGNNLAYRTTSLSVMSCPSEEMTLGQADSNPRWCHQRASYAVCVGNTNYRQDDANNWDGTWTYSNGGSAFRVDEIYGLAAVTDGTSSSVMVSEVPINQNSAGYHGTYGVTIFTSGAGFTGYLSPNTTAVVDGGRYCWQTNDFKKKIPCKYVIDRWYAATFAAMSMHPGGVNATNFDGSVHFVAQNIDIDTWRGMTSTQGAEVIAP; encoded by the coding sequence ATGCTGCGTCTCCAATTCCGCAAAGCCTTCACCCTGGTGGAGCTGTTGGTCGTTATCGCGATCATCGGCGTTTTAATTGCGTTGTTGCTTCCAGCAGTTCAACAAGCGCGCGAAGCGGCGCGGCGGACGCAATGCGTCAGTAATCAAAAGAACATCGCTTTGGCGCTGCATAACTATCACGACACTTATCAAAAGTTGCCCTACTTTGGATTTGGTCCGAAGCTCTTTCCCGGTGAACCAGGCGACAAGCTCGACACCATCTCGTGGGTGGGACGCGTACTGCCGTTTGTGGAGCAGCAGGCTTTGTACGACACGCTGAATTGGGCGGTTCGTGTTAATGATGGCAATAATCTGGCCTATCGCACCACTTCGCTTTCGGTCATGTCGTGTCCTTCCGAAGAAATGACGTTGGGTCAAGCGGATAGCAATCCGCGTTGGTGTCATCAACGCGCCAGCTACGCCGTCTGCGTCGGCAACACCAACTATCGGCAAGATGACGCGAACAATTGGGACGGCACTTGGACCTATTCCAACGGCGGATCAGCATTTCGCGTTGATGAGATTTATGGCTTAGCGGCCGTGACCGATGGAACCAGCAGTAGCGTGATGGTTTCGGAGGTTCCGATCAATCAAAATTCGGCCGGCTATCACGGGACCTATGGCGTAACGATCTTTACCTCGGGCGCAGGATTTACGGGATATCTCTCTCCCAATACGACAGCGGTCGTAGATGGCGGTCGCTATTGCTGGCAGACCAACGATTTCAAGAAGAAGATTCCGTGCAAATACGTGATCGATCGTTGGTACGCCGCGACTTTTGCAGCGATGAGCATGCATCCTGGTGGCGTTAATGCGACCAATTTTGATGGCTCCGTTCATTTTGTCGCGCAAAACATCGACATCGACACATGGCGCGGGATGACTTCGACACAAGGGGCTGAAGTCATTGCTCCCTAA